In a single window of the Elaeis guineensis isolate ETL-2024a chromosome 4, EG11, whole genome shotgun sequence genome:
- the LOC105034614 gene encoding pentatricopeptide repeat-containing protein At1g05600, which translates to MATVRWPRVLTPTYLAQLIRQQKNPLTALHLFQIAPLRYPSYRHNSLVYSAMAHQLLSNSSPPRLPLLRSLLSQMTLDSSPASDPLFARAISSSPSPAAALPLFRLLPLSNCPSWPLSFLALLRLLLSLPPADGLPPALRLLSAFAGRLEAPLGAPALNLLVAALCRARRPDLALHVFADFGAHCCYPDRDTYRALMRGLCDAGRLDDAVHLLYSMLRRISQKGCDADVVVYRTLFHALCAAGRVTEAEHLLAKVLLKGLRYPRRRRAFRPPELQGRSLEDMKRITDDTLVSGGVRSLASYKAMVEDLYAEGTLRHADKLFDEMIQRGFRPPVSVFEAKIAALCKEGRVEDGARVVEVEMVERDCVPTVRAYNLVMEGLCKEGKATRAVGYLDRMDRQVGCVASKETFEVLVDGLCSEGRFLEATQILERMLRRRHWPQSGIFDNVIRGLCSSGRSYEAVLWLEEMISQGKIPQVDVWTSLVSMVCLVDDLVKYSLFSDVLEREPSYC; encoded by the coding sequence ATGGCTACCGTCCGGTGGCCGCGGGTCCTGACCCCCACCTACCTCGCCCAGCTGATCCGCCAGCAGAAGAATCCCCTCACCGCCCTCCACCTCTTCCAGATCGCCCCTCTCCGCTACCCTTCATACCGCCACAACTCCCTCGTCTACTCCGCCATGGCCCACCAACTCCTCTCCAACTCCTCCCCTCCCCGCCTCCCCCTCCTCCGCTCCCTCCTCTCCCAGATGACCCTCGACTCCTCCCCCGCCTCCGACCCCCTCTTCGCCCGCGCCATCTCCTCCTCCCCTTCCCCCGCCGCTGCCCTCCCACTCTTCCGCCTCCTCCCCCTCTCCAACTGCCCCTCCTGGCCCCTCTCCTTCCTCGccctcctccgcctcctcctctccctcccccccGCCGACGGCCTCCCCCCCGCCCTCCGCCTCCTCTCCGCCTTCGCCGGCCGCCTCGAGGCCCCCCTCGGCGCCCCCGCCCTCAACCTCCTCGTCGCCGCCCTCTGCCGCGCCCGCCGCCCCGACCTCGCCCTCCACGTCTTCGCCGACTTCGGCGCCCACTGTTGCTACCCCGACCGCGACACCTACCGGGCCCTCATGCGCGGCCTCTGCGACGCCGGCCGCCTCGACGACGCTGTCCACCTCCTCTACTCCATGCTCCGCCGCATCTCCCAGAAGGGCTGCGACGCTGACGTCGTCGTCTACCGCACCCTCTTCCATGCCCTCTGCGCCGCCGGCCGGGTCACCGAGGCCGAGCACCTCCTCGCCAAGGTCCTCTTGAAAGGGCTCAGGTACCCTCGGCGGCGCCGCGCGTTCCGGCCGCCGGAGCTCCAGGGGCGGAGCCTGGAGGACATGAAGAGGATCACCGACGACACCTTGGTGTCGGGCGGGGTGCGGAGCCTCGCGAGCTACAAAGCGATGGTCGAAGATCTGTATGCCGAGGGCACGCTCCGGCACGCGGATAAGCTGTTCGATGAAATGATTCAGAGAGGGTTCCGGCCGCCGGTTTCAGTGTTCGAGGCGAAGATCGCGGCGCTGTGCAAAGAAGGAAGAGTGGAGGATGGAGCGAGGGTGGTGGAGGTGGAGATGGTGGAGAGGGATTGCGTCCCAACCGTGAGAGCTTATAATTTGGTGATGGAAGGGCTCTGCAAGGAAGGGAAGGCCACAAGGGCGGTCGGTTACTTGGACAGGATGGACAGACAGGTGGGTTGTGTTGCCAGCAAGGAAACTTTTGAGGTTTTGGTTGATGGTTTGTGCTCGGAAGGCCGGTTTCTGGAGGCGACTCAAATACTGGAGAGAATGCTGAGGAGGCGGCATTGGCCTCAGAGTGGCATCTTTGATAATGTGATTCGAGGACTTTGTTCCAGTGGAAGGAGTTATGAAGCTGTGCTGTGGCTGGAGGAAATGATCAGCCAAGGGAAGATCCCTCAAGTTGATGTCTGGACCTCACTGGTGTCCATGGTATGTTTGGTTGATGACTTggtgaaatattctttattttcggATGTTCTGGAACGCGAGCCTAGCTATTGTTGA